GCCTGGCTGGATCGCCAGGCCATCAATCAGGCGTGGGAAGAGTATTGCGAGCGCGGCGACGACAACAGTTTTTACGTCTGGCAATGGCTCAACCTGGGGCTGCTGAGCCAGCGCTCGGTGCAAGCTGTCGGCAGCAGCGTTTAGATCGGATTTCAATACTGGCTAGGGCACGCGGCGCAGGGACGGTACCGCGCGCGTGAGCAAGCGGAGCCTATGCCGTTGCGTCAGTCCGCCGTATTTGATGCGCTGCTTGCTCACGCGCGCGGTACCGTCCCTGCACCATCGGCTCCGTAATCGCAAAAACAATTCAACCTCCGGTGAGGAGCTATTTCATGAATCGCAGGCAGGTCTATCAAGCGCACGAGCAATACATCAAAGCCGAGGGCTTGGATCAGTTCATCAACTTTGCAGAGAACGCCGACTTTCAGGAATCCGCGTTTGACAATGTGAGCGGCAAGCTGCGCATTCCGTTGCCGCCCGAACCGGATGATCTGGTGTACCTGCATCAAACCGTGCGCCGCCGCAAGAGCTTCACTGTGCTCGAATTCGGCTTGGGCTATTCCACCGTCGTGTTGGCCGATGCCTTGCGCAAGAACCAGGCGGATTGGGAACGACTGGCCGAAAAGCCCGACATCAGAAACCGTTTCATGTTTCAACTCTTCTCGGTGGATGCATCTGAAAGCTGGATCGAAAACATTCAGCAGCGCTTGCCGCACGAGTTGGTTGAGCGCGTGCACATCCAACACAGCACGGTCGAGATCGGCACCTTCAACGGCCAGCTTTGCCATTACTATCAAAACATTCCCGACGTGGTGGCCGACTTCATCTATCTGGACGGCCCGTCACCCAAGGATGTCAAAGGCACGCTCAATGGCCTGAGTTTTCAATGCGACGAACGCACCGTGATGTCGGGCGA
This DNA window, taken from Acidobacteriota bacterium, encodes the following:
- a CDS encoding class I SAM-dependent methyltransferase, with product MNRRQVYQAHEQYIKAEGLDQFINFAENADFQESAFDNVSGKLRIPLPPEPDDLVYLHQTVRRRKSFTVLEFGLGYSTVVLADALRKNQADWERLAEKPDIRNRFMFQLFSVDASESWIENIQQRLPHELVERVHIQHSTVEIGTFNGQLCHYYQNIPDVVADFIYLDGPSPKDVKGTLNGLSFQCDERTVMSGDLLLMEPTLLPGTLILVDGRTNNARFLARNFQREYLIHWDRDRDCTTFELNEERLGKYNVLGSDFM